The following are encoded together in the Thermococcus sibiricus MM 739 genome:
- a CDS encoding dicarboxylate/amino acid:cation symporter, with the protein MGIIKKYTSIPLPYRVGVAFLLGVAFGLVLWYYDMANGSNLGERVATYISPFGAVLVRMLKMVVIPIVFFSLIVGSSGLSPKKLGRVGGKVILWYIFTSFVAAMIGVSIAMFVHPGQGVAVDVEKLGSSMGEGGPSITPPSGLTDLILKMFTNPFEALANGEFLPIIVFALLFGLAARVLLDHTQNETEKKQIQSILDFAAGANSVMFRIVSWILEYFPIGVFSLAVVNFGLYGPSIIGPYLKAVLGVISGIVIMIFIVYSILVSVFLKENPIDFFKRAKEVMITSFFTRSSAATLPVTIKTAIESFKVKKELAEFSLPVGATINMNGVCIHLPMWAVFAADVFNIDLTISSLAIVIITTVLSAIGAGGVPGGSLMLLFIVLGTLGLEPSQIAIIVALALGVNPLIDMFETMNNVTGDLCCTYIVAKKENMLE; encoded by the coding sequence GTGGGCATCATAAAAAAGTATACTAGTATACCTCTGCCATATAGAGTTGGTGTTGCATTTTTGCTGGGTGTTGCATTTGGATTGGTTCTGTGGTATTATGACATGGCGAACGGCAGCAATCTCGGTGAAAGGGTTGCAACGTACATATCGCCTTTTGGCGCGGTGCTCGTAAGAATGCTCAAAATGGTTGTTATACCAATAGTGTTCTTCTCCCTCATAGTGGGATCTTCGGGACTTTCACCAAAGAAGCTGGGAAGGGTCGGAGGAAAGGTCATCTTATGGTACATTTTTACCTCCTTCGTTGCGGCCATGATTGGAGTGAGTATTGCCATGTTTGTACACCCGGGACAGGGCGTTGCAGTTGACGTCGAGAAACTGGGAAGCTCTATGGGAGAGGGAGGCCCATCTATAACTCCACCATCAGGTTTAACGGACCTGATTCTCAAGATGTTTACTAACCCATTTGAGGCATTGGCGAATGGGGAATTCCTCCCAATAATAGTCTTTGCACTCCTCTTTGGTCTTGCAGCGAGAGTTTTGCTTGACCACACCCAAAATGAAACCGAGAAAAAGCAGATTCAATCAATACTCGACTTCGCCGCAGGTGCGAATTCAGTTATGTTCAGAATAGTCTCTTGGATTCTGGAATACTTCCCAATAGGTGTCTTCTCACTTGCAGTTGTCAACTTCGGCCTTTATGGACCTTCAATCATTGGGCCCTATTTGAAGGCAGTGCTGGGAGTCATCTCGGGAATTGTCATAATGATATTCATTGTTTACTCAATACTCGTCTCCGTTTTCCTCAAGGAGAACCCGATAGACTTCTTCAAGAGGGCCAAGGAGGTCATGATAACCTCATTTTTCACTAGGAGTAGTGCCGCCACACTCCCAGTTACCATCAAAACTGCAATAGAATCGTTTAAAGTAAAGAAGGAGCTTGCTGAGTTCTCCCTTCCAGTTGGTGCAACGATAAACATGAACGGAGTGTGTATACACCTTCCAATGTGGGCTGTCTTCGCAGCAGATGTCTTCAACATTGACCTTACAATTAGCTCTTTGGCTATAGTTATAATAACAACGGTACTGTCCGCAATAGGTGCTGGAGGGGTTCCCGGAGGAAGTTTAATGTTACTTTTCATAGTTCTTGGAACCCTTGGTCTTGAGCCAAGCCAGATAGCAATAATCGTCGCTCTTGCCTTAGGAGTCAATCCGCTTATAGATATGTTCGAGACAATGAACAATGTTACCGGAGATCTGTGTTGTACATATATTGTGGCCAAAAAGGAGAACATGCTTGAGTGA
- the thsB gene encoding thermosome subunit beta, producing MAQLAGQPILILPEGTQRYVGKDAQRLNILAARIIAETVRTTLGPKGMDKMLVDSLGDIVITNDGATILDEMDIQHPAAKMMVEVAKTQDKEAGDGTTTAVVIAGELLRRAEELLNQNIHPSVIVKGYNLAAEKAQEILEGIAKDVSPMDEEILMKAATTAITGKAAEEERDYLAKLAVEAVKLVGEKVGEEYQVDIDNIKLEKKEGGSVRDTQLIKGVVIDKERVHPAMPRKIEDAKIALINEALEVKETETDAEIRITSPDQLQAFLEQEERMIKEMVDKIVATGANVVFCQKGIDDLAQHYLAKAGILAVRRVKKSDMEKLAKATGAKIVTNIRDLTSEDLGHAELVEERKVAGENMVFVEGCKNPKAVTILIRGGTEHVVDEVERALEDAIKVVKDIVEDGKIVAGGGASEIELAIKLDEYAKKVGGKEQLAIESFADALKIIPKTLAENAGLDPVDVLVKVTAAHKEKGPTVGVDVFAGEPADMMERGVIEPLRVKRQAIKSASEAAVMILRIDDVIAASKLEKEKEGGKGMGEEETEF from the coding sequence ATGGCCCAACTTGCCGGACAACCAATTTTGATTCTACCTGAAGGAACTCAGAGATATGTTGGAAAGGATGCCCAAAGACTCAACATTTTGGCTGCAAGAATTATTGCAGAGACTGTAAGGACTACTCTTGGTCCAAAGGGCATGGACAAAATGCTCGTTGACAGCCTTGGGGATATAGTAATAACAAACGATGGTGCAACAATTCTCGATGAGATGGATATTCAGCACCCAGCGGCTAAAATGATGGTTGAAGTTGCAAAGACTCAGGACAAAGAAGCCGGGGATGGAACCACGACAGCTGTTGTAATAGCTGGTGAACTTCTAAGAAGAGCTGAAGAGTTACTTAACCAGAACATTCATCCGAGTGTAATTGTTAAGGGTTACAATCTTGCTGCTGAGAAGGCCCAGGAGATACTTGAAGGCATTGCAAAAGATGTTAGCCCGATGGATGAAGAGATACTCATGAAGGCGGCAACAACAGCTATAACTGGAAAAGCCGCTGAGGAAGAGAGAGATTACTTGGCTAAGCTGGCAGTAGAAGCTGTAAAACTCGTTGGTGAAAAAGTTGGTGAGGAGTATCAAGTTGACATTGACAACATTAAGCTTGAGAAGAAAGAGGGTGGAAGTGTCAGAGATACTCAACTCATCAAGGGTGTGGTTATTGACAAAGAGAGAGTTCACCCGGCTATGCCAAGAAAGATCGAGGATGCCAAGATTGCTCTTATTAACGAGGCACTTGAGGTCAAAGAAACTGAGACAGATGCAGAGATCAGAATTACAAGCCCAGACCAATTACAGGCATTCCTCGAACAAGAGGAAAGAATGATCAAAGAGATGGTTGATAAAATTGTTGCTACAGGTGCGAATGTAGTATTCTGTCAGAAGGGAATCGACGATCTAGCACAACACTACCTCGCTAAGGCCGGTATATTAGCTGTTAGAAGGGTTAAGAAGAGTGATATGGAGAAGCTCGCCAAGGCAACCGGTGCAAAGATTGTCACCAATATAAGAGATCTCACAAGTGAAGACCTTGGTCATGCTGAACTTGTTGAAGAGAGAAAGGTTGCTGGAGAAAACATGGTCTTCGTTGAAGGATGCAAGAATCCAAAGGCAGTTACAATCCTCATCAGAGGAGGAACAGAACACGTCGTTGACGAAGTAGAAAGAGCTCTTGAAGATGCAATAAAAGTCGTCAAGGACATCGTTGAAGATGGAAAGATTGTTGCTGGTGGCGGTGCAAGTGAAATCGAACTTGCCATCAAGCTTGATGAATATGCTAAGAAAGTTGGTGGAAAAGAGCAACTTGCCATTGAATCATTTGCTGATGCATTGAAGATAATACCAAAGACACTTGCAGAGAATGCGGGACTTGATCCAGTTGATGTCCTAGTGAAGGTCACTGCAGCCCACAAAGAGAAAGGTCCAACAGTCGGCGTTGACGTGTTTGCAGGAGAACCAGCAGACATGATGGAAAGAGGAGTTATTGAGCCATTAAGAGTCAAGAGGCAGGCCATTAAGAGCGCAAGTGAAGCTGCAGTAATGATCCTTAGAATCGATGATGTCATAGCTGCAAGCAAGCTTGAGAAAGAGAAGGAAGGCGGCAAGGGCATGGGTGAAGAGGAGACTGAATTCTGA
- a CDS encoding thioredoxin family protein, which translates to MDELEMIRRKKMLELMKKAGIIEVKQEKPKVIIEVITSPGCPYCPIAWAMAQEIARKYDGIIAKEISVATPEGQRKAREHNIMGTPTILINNRVEFIGVPNFAEFERRVRQYLSA; encoded by the coding sequence ATGGACGAACTGGAGATGATTAGGAGAAAAAAGATGCTTGAACTCATGAAAAAAGCGGGAATTATAGAAGTTAAACAAGAGAAACCAAAAGTCATCATAGAGGTCATAACTTCTCCCGGTTGTCCATACTGTCCGATAGCATGGGCAATGGCTCAGGAAATAGCAAGAAAATACGATGGTATAATAGCGAAGGAAATAAGCGTTGCAACGCCAGAAGGTCAGAGAAAGGCAAGGGAGCACAATATAATGGGGACCCCAACAATTTTGATAAATAACCGCGTTGAATTCATAGGCGTGCCAAACTTTGCTGAATTTGAAAGAAGGGTCAGGCAATATCTTTCCGCATAA
- the taw3 gene encoding tRNA(Phe) 7-((3-amino-3-carboxypropyl)-4-demethylwyosine(37)-N(4))-methyltransferase Taw3, whose product MFLYEKNFDLQKKKALESLNDALEKGLVDSDIISLLNKINSLKNYFTTSSCSGRISIMQMPDLGDKLNAIWLGKWHREVKIEEVLDTINKHDGGMLWFMVHSPILHVSAKTLEDAVELLNLAMACGFKHSNIKSVSHKKLVVEIRSTERMDIPLGSDGELWVNESYLVKIVSMANLQLRRTKEKLRKLEDEIQKLKK is encoded by the coding sequence ATGTTTCTATATGAGAAAAATTTTGATCTTCAAAAAAAGAAGGCCTTAGAAAGTCTAAATGATGCTCTGGAAAAGGGATTAGTGGACAGTGATATAATATCCCTATTAAACAAAATAAACTCTCTAAAAAACTATTTCACGACATCCTCATGCTCAGGAAGGATAAGTATCATGCAAATGCCTGATTTGGGGGACAAACTCAATGCAATATGGCTTGGCAAGTGGCACAGAGAAGTAAAAATCGAAGAAGTGCTCGATACCATAAATAAACATGATGGAGGAATGTTATGGTTTATGGTCCACAGCCCAATTCTCCACGTTTCAGCAAAGACTTTGGAGGACGCTGTTGAACTCTTAAATCTCGCAATGGCCTGTGGGTTTAAGCACTCAAATATCAAAAGTGTAAGCCACAAAAAGCTTGTAGTGGAGATTCGTTCAACCGAAAGAATGGATATCCCCTTAGGCAGTGATGGTGAACTGTGGGTGAATGAAAGCTATCTTGTGAAAATAGTTTCAATGGCAAATCTTCAACTAAGGAGAACCAAAGAAAAGCTCAGAAAACTCGAAGATGAAATTCAAAAACTTAAGAAATAA